The following coding sequences are from one Oncorhynchus clarkii lewisi isolate Uvic-CL-2024 chromosome 20, UVic_Ocla_1.0, whole genome shotgun sequence window:
- the LOC139376815 gene encoding CMRF35-like molecule 1, translated as MVILLVLTLKVVLLLAAMWSVCSAELITVERYKGGKAEIRCPYREEWRSHQKYICKGSKMECITFLGDNDIETEDEERSSKWRYSLYDDKGVRVFIVTITNLMSDDAGTYWCGVERFGLDPEVYGDWCCENPAEVTGSEEVTGYKERSVSIHCMYNEKNEDNEKYFCKANTLSKCLVDVKVTTTKSQNGRFSLFDNRTAGAFTVTITRLTQEDAGRYLCGVQNNHTTNTLSAVQLVIKRHSCTTESSSDTSVVIIVSGTLVMLLLVLVVSLFIVYRWKFNKETADSSAPRVNTDTGINREGCHGDGDYEEIEDCPLQSSSGGETTTIYATANLPTSTSDSLNYANVNFHKVPSCPNEATVAIAKEGTSPGYFATVNIGQSPAYSTVNHPHSTSEAPPIYYTVSKPRDA; from the exons ATGGTTATCCTGCTGGTCCTCACACTGAAGGTTGTCCTCCTCTTAG CTGCTATGTGGAGTGTGTGTTCAGCAGAGTTGATCACAGTGGAAAGATATAAGGGAGGCAAGGCAGAGATCAGATGCCCCtatagagaggagtggaggagccaCCAGAAGTACATATGCAAAGGCAGCAAAATGGAGTGTATAACATTTTTGGGAGACAATGATATTGAGACTGAGGATGAAGAACGAAGCTCTAAATGGAGATACTCCCTATATGACGACAAAGGGGTCAGAGTCTTCATTGTGACCATCACCAACCTGATGTCAGATGATGCTGGAACATACTGGTGTGGAGTGGAACGATTTGGACTGGACCCTGAAGTGTATGGAG ATTGGTGTTGTGAAAACCCAGCTGAAGTGACAGGCTCTGAAGAAGTGACAGGCTATAAAGAACGGTCAGTCTCCATCCATTGTATGTATAATGAAAAAAATGAAGACAATGAGAAATACTTCTGCAAAGCGAATACACTATCTAAGTGTCTAGTTGATGTAAAAGTGACAACAACCAAAAGCCAGAACGGGAGGTTCTCACTGTTCGACAACAGGACAGCCGGAGCATTCACCGTGACCATCACCAGACTAACCCAAGAGGATGCTGGGAGATATCTCTGTGGTGTACAGAACAACCACACAACCAATACCCTGTCAGCAGTTCAGCTTGTTATCAAGA GACACAGCTGT acaacagagagtagcagtg ATACATCAGTGGTCATCATAGTATCTGGGACTCTGGTCATGCTGCTATTGGTGCTTGTGGTCAGCCTGTTCATAGTCTATAGATGGAAATTCAACAAGGAaacag CTGACTCCTCAGCACCCAGGGTGAACACAGACACTGGGATCAAcagagag gGTTGTCATGGTGATGGTGACTATGAGGAGATAGAGGACTGCCCCCTACAGTCCAGTTCAGGTGGTGAGACCACCACCATCTACGCCACCGCCAACTTACCCACAAGCACCTCTGACTCTCTCAACTACGCCAACGTCAACTTCCACAAGGTCCCCAGCTGCCCCAATGAGGCCACTGTCGCCATCGCTAAAGAGGGCACTTCTCCTGGTTACTTTGCCACTGTCAACATTGGTCAAAGCCCCGCCTACTCTACTGTCAATCATCCACACAGCACCTCTGAGGCTCCTCCCATCTATTATACAGTCAGCAAACCCAGAGATGCCTGA